A window of the Spirochaetales bacterium genome harbors these coding sequences:
- a CDS encoding DinB family protein: MYDVQMENRIVSDIKKQVVILLKNIDELFSSLDDGMLDNAAGRWPLWRQLYHMLHSMDQWFVNPYRYTDHMGGGADVAGLVEETAIKLSKNELSDYYSDIRVKIEDYLNGLDAAMLKEKPGGCPFTRFELVLGQTRHIMYHIGLIHGIMLVSWNVLPGYHGLSGSVKPGAD; the protein is encoded by the coding sequence ATGTATGATGTACAAATGGAAAACAGGATAGTTTCGGATATTAAAAAACAGGTCGTTATCCTCTTGAAAAATATCGATGAACTCTTTTCCTCGCTGGATGACGGAATGCTCGATAACGCGGCCGGGCGATGGCCCTTGTGGCGGCAGCTGTACCATATGCTTCACTCCATGGATCAGTGGTTCGTGAATCCGTATCGGTATACCGATCATATGGGCGGGGGGGCCGATGTTGCCGGGCTTGTTGAGGAAACGGCGATAAAACTGTCGAAAAATGAGCTTTCGGACTATTATTCGGATATCAGGGTAAAAATAGAGGATTACCTGAACGGACTCGATGCGGCAATGTTGAAGGAAAAACCCGGCGGGTGTCCCTTTACGAGGTTCGAACTCGTACTCGGGCAGACGAGGCATATCATGTATCATATCGGCCTGATCCACGGCATTATGCTTGTTTCATGGAATGTGCTTCCCGGCTATCACGGGCTTTCGGGGAGCGTGAAACCGGGTGCGGATTGA